GCATGATTAAATCCGGTTTACATTCCAATTCTATATCCATACCTGCATAAAACCTACTTGTAAAGAAATTAAACTTCCTCATCCGTTTAGGCTCAAACCTTGAATAGGCGTTCTTGAAGTTAAGAGAGTACTTTAGTTTTCGAACACTCTTGTTTGCACAGAATACTGTTGATTCTTCAAGTATGCCTGTCTTCTCCATGAGAGCATAGATAGTATCTGTGGAATTAAGGAATACGCAGATGCAATCGTTCTTTGAATCCCTTACTGTTACCTTGAATCGTTCCAGTGTGTTGTTGGTGTATTGAATGTGTATATCCTTGTCATAGGAGAACTGTGGTTCAATTACTAATCTCTGGAAGTCATTGAATCGTGGGTCTGATAGTTCAAGAGGTGTGGCAGATACCAGTGCTTTACCTTTGAATTGGAAGAAGTCGTCCAGTGGTAGATAAATGCCTTCTCTGTAATCCGCATCCTTCACAAGTTTATGTGATTCGTCTATCAACATGAAGCATTCACTGTACATATACATATCCAGTTCTTCAAATGCCTTCTTTACCTTATGAAATGATTCGGGGGTTACTAGGAATTTGCAGTACTTATCTTTGGAAGCAAGAATGTACTCCTTGACATCATCTACTCCAACCTTATCAATCACTCCTATCAGATTATCGTGAGTATGCTTGGGGTCATTGCATTTGCATTGGATAGTCGATACGTTCGGTTGAATTATTATAGAATGGCGTTTGGCTTTGATTTCACCATAAGTCGCACCCAATCCTGTCAGAGTTTTACATAAAATCGTATCGGTCGGTATCTCTTCAAGAATAGTGGTCAAATAGGGTATCTTGTCGCCTTTAGTTTTATATAGTTTAATAGCTTTAGTTACCATAATGATATATCTTTAAAATTACAGGTTTGAGAAATAGGGGAGAGAGCTACCGGTAAACTCTCTCCTTTGGTTTGATTAAAGCAGTTTCTTATCTGCCAAATAGTCCATTAGTTCATCGGTATGTTCAAGGCGGAAGTACATTCTTCCATTAGGGAAGTTGAACACCGCATTTACATAACCGTAAACGGTTCGGAACAGTGGAGCGATTTGGGGTGTGAATCCTTCATCAATCAGAAGTTTGAACAGGTCAGTTGTGAAGTCCTGGCCCTCTTCATTAGGCTCTACCTCATTTGCTCTTACCGTGTCCTCATTTACTGTACTATTATTAAGGTAGCCAACAAGCAGACTAAGAAGAGACTGATTCACTCTAACCTTGAAACGGGCTACTTTCTTGGTTTCGATGCCGAATGCCGGATAATTGTCTTTGTCCGTGTAGACACTAACCACAATGGATTCACCGTTATTCACTCTTGAGAGTAATTCTCTATACGCACTCTCATTATCGTAGGTTGCACTTTTAGGCGTGCCCAAACCATTTAAATTAAATGTTGCCATAAAGCTTAATTTAATTAAAGTTAATAAATAATGTAATCGAGAGTGGTGCACCGCTTGTCTCTGAATTACGATGCAAATATCGGTAGAAAGCTGAATATAAGGGCGGAGAGATTGGGGTGATTCATTTGGATTATGAATTAATTTCCCCCCAATTTAAAACAGGGTGTATTATCTTATTTGTTGGGTCTTATTAGTTCCTTTATACGGTCTCTCTTAGCCTTGTTGATTCGATATTGATTCTCATAACTGGAATAATCATTGGAGAAATACCCTAAGAACATGAGGGTGTCATAGATAAAGCAGGCAGGTTTTGTCCCTACTTGAGTACGTGAAGGAAGTGGTTTGACGAATCCCCTCTGTATCAATCTTTGATATAAATGATTGACTACGGCAATGGAGTTATCTTCAAGTATCATCATTTCCTTGTCTCTTATCTGTTGAAGATTACTCTTGTTAATGGAGACAGGTTGCGGGTTATTAGCAGCATAGGTATAGATATTCTTATCCTTTTTATAGATAAAGCTATTAGGAGGAGTTGGGGAAGTCCACATAATAAAAGAGGTGTACTCTTCTAACTTACGTTTCTCTTTTAGATACTGAAACAGTTTCTCTTGTATGACGTTCTCAATGAAGCTCTTCTCATCAGCCTTTAAGGTTTGACGGTCATTCGTTTCTAACACAAACTTAACACTTTCCGCTCTCTTGAAGAGTAGCAGTAAATCACATAGTTGAATTAGTTTGTGGTCACAAACGGGAAGGTCATAACAGTTGAGTAGATTCTTAAAGATGTCAGGATTCAATTCCTTTACAATTCGGTATTTTTGAGCACATTCACAAATATTCTCTCTTATTGCTTCAATTGTTTGTGAGACTGTTGAATAATCAACTTGTTCCTGTAATAAGGCAGAACCTTTATTGGTAATCTTGATGAGAGCTAATAAATACTCTATAAGGTCGGTAGATATGTTTAATTGGTCTTCGTATGTTACTTTAATCATGGCTTTATCTCCTTATAGGGCAAATATATAAATAAAATCCCACCTGCAATAATTACAAGTGGGATTAATTGAAGGTACTATAATAAGTTCTTCATTGCATCATCTATCTGTTCGTTATCGAAACTATCAAGGTATATTTGTGTTGTTGCTAAATCAGAATGTCCTAACGCTTCACTTATTAATGCAATATTTACTCCTGATTTCTTCAATACAGTCGCAAACGAGTGACGAGCTACATAAGTAGTTAAGTTAATATCAAGTCCTGATTGTGTAGCTATTAATTTAAGATTACTGTTAACCTTACTTAATATCTTATGGATTCTATTCTGTTTCTGCAATGCTGTCTTATGTACCTCTACATTTAGAATGGGAAATAAATATCCATGACTATCAGGGGCATACCGTTCAATTATTCTTAAAGCTGCGTCAGATAATCCCAACTTAATAAGCTTACCTGTCTTCTGCCGTATATAATGTAACCTTTTGCCGTCAACAATGTTCTTACTTGTTAAATTGGCAATATCAGTAAAATTGATTCCACCACATAAATAACTAAACATGAATATATCCTTACTTAATTGTACGTATTGTCGCTTACCAACAGAAGATATATCGGCTGTCAGCTTCATTATATCAGCTTTGGCTATAGCCCTCTTCTCTGTGCTGACATCAAATTTACCAATCTTGTATTCATTGAATGGATAGTCTGATTTACGTGCATATTTATTCTCAATAGCTTTATTATATGTACTACGTAAAGTACGTAACATCAAACTCATAGTTGTCTCTTTGTTACCTTTAGAACGTAACCATTTCTCATAATTACAAAGCCATGAAGGGTTAATTGCGCTGAATGGAATATCTAAATTACCTTTAGTGAAGGTATAAAGAGAATTATATGAAGATTTATAAATGAGTCTATTGCCACATTTACTCTCATTTGCATATTGTTTTATTAAATCCTGATAGAACTCACCAACTGTCTTATGTTTAACTGTCTTATCTGTATCATTGAGAAGAAGCATATTGGCGGTATACTCCCTGTCATCTGATTTTAATTCTAACATTCGTTGCTGAAGTTCTGCCTGCTTATTGAGGATTATCTTTTGAATGTATTCTCTATTTGGGCAACTAGGTTTAAGCCTATTTCTAGTAAAGTCCCAATACTTAACAGGAATAGAAATTCCCAAACTCTGATACTTCTTCTTACTATCTTTACAGATACGTAACATTAATGGTACTTCTCCATTTGCAAGCGTCTTCCACTTACAACATACGACGTTAATAGTTGCATTCATGACAAATTTTGGTTGAACTCTTGGTTGAACTTTAGTCAGTTCAACCACCGTTTAACGTCTTATTCTATAAACAAAAATCAGGTAGTCATTTTAAGATAACTGCCTGATTTTCAAATGAGCGGTAAACGAGGCTCGAACTCGCGACCCCCAGCTTGGGAAGCTAATGCTCTACCAACTGAGCTACTACCGCATTACTTGTATCTTTCATAAAAGCCTTATGAAATGGTGATGCAAAGGTAAACATAATTTTTATATCTCAAATAAATTTCTTCAAATTTTAGTAGAGGAAAATCTATATTATAATTTCTATTCCAGATGAAAAAAAGAATCGGATATGAAAAATCGTATATTCGATTGCTGTATAATTTAAAATATACAGATAGAAATAAAATGATTCGATAAAATCCTCTGGATTTCTAATCAGATATTTTCAGAACTTAATATTATTGGATTTACTTCTTGTCAATATGTGCGATTTTATCAGTTTATGCTAACGATAAGTTAATTGTAT
This sequence is a window from Bacteroides thetaiotaomicron VPI-5482. Protein-coding genes within it:
- a CDS encoding site-specific integrase; translation: MNATINVVCCKWKTLANGEVPLMLRICKDSKKKYQSLGISIPVKYWDFTRNRLKPSCPNREYIQKIILNKQAELQQRMLELKSDDREYTANMLLLNDTDKTVKHKTVGEFYQDLIKQYANESKCGNRLIYKSSYNSLYTFTKGNLDIPFSAINPSWLCNYEKWLRSKGNKETTMSLMLRTLRSTYNKAIENKYARKSDYPFNEYKIGKFDVSTEKRAIAKADIMKLTADISSVGKRQYVQLSKDIFMFSYLCGGINFTDIANLTSKNIVDGKRLHYIRQKTGKLIKLGLSDAALRIIERYAPDSHGYLFPILNVEVHKTALQKQNRIHKILSKVNSNLKLIATQSGLDINLTTYVARHSFATVLKKSGVNIALISEALGHSDLATTQIYLDSFDNEQIDDAMKNLL